The segment GGCGCCCGCGGCCTGTTCTTGATCGAGGGGCTCGACGCGGTCGACGACCCGCCCGCCCCGACCTGGGTGCCGACTCTCGCCCCCGCCGCCTACAGTCCGCTGCTCGACCGGCTCGGCCTGACCCGCATCACGCCGAGCGAGGCCCTCGACCATCCCGGACTCCTCGGTGAACTGGAGGCCGCCGACGACCACCGCGACCTCGCCGACATCGTCCTGCGCCTGCTGTCGCTGCCCGACGCCGCACCGGCGCCGTCGTCACTCGGTGTCCTGGAACTGCGCGGCACCGACGGCGACGACTGGCCCGCCGACGAACTCCTGCTGCCCGACAGCCCGCTCGCCGCGTCCTGGTCGACGATTCGCCCTTCGGCACCGTCGCCGCAGAGGTCGTCGACCGGTACGGCACCGACGCGCTCCGTCGGCTCGGCGTCGGTTGGGGCTTCTCGGTGGTGCACGACCCGGCGCCCGTCGCACCCGACCACGACCTGCCCGACGAGGACGCCTGGTGGGACTCCCACGAGGTCCCGCCCGACGAGCTCACCGCGATCCGCGATCTCGACCTCGTCGACCCGGACCGCTGGCCTGCCGCCCTGACGCTGCTGGCGACCGACGAATCCACCGCACCGCTCCTCGCCGGCGGATACACCCGCTGGTGGCTGCGGCGTTACGCCGAGATCGACGGCGTCCCGCTGCGGCAGCACCGCGCCGTCGACGACCCGGCCCTCCGCGGTCTCTTCGACGCTGTCGAGGGTCCCGACGCAGCCGTCCCACTGCTCGCCGGTGCGACTCCCGACGACGCCGAGGACGCTGAAGCCTGGCTGGCCGCCCTCGCCGACGATCGCCGCGACATCGCGCCCGGTGTCGCCGCCCGCGCCCACGCCGCCCTGCTCGCCGGCCTGCGCGGGGGACTGTTCACCGTCGCCGACGTGACGCCGCCGGACCGCGCACGGACCCTGACCGGCGGCACCACCGCTGATCCGATCGTCGTCGACGCCCCGTGGTGGACGTCCGTGCTGCCCGCCGACGCCGCGGTTGTGCCCGGTCTGCCCCCGACTCCCGCCGACGCGGCGCTGCTGGCCGACCTGCTGGATGCGACCACCGCCGCCGACCGCTACCACGCGCTGCCCGACCCCGACGGCGATCCCGCGGACCCGGATGCCCGCGACGCCGTCGCGCTCCTGGCCGCGACCGGACTCGTGGCACCGCGGGAGATCCGGCTGCACGACGACCTGCACGTCACCCTCACCGACGGCGACACCTCGACGCGCCATCGGGTTCCGCTGTGGGTCGCCGCCGACGGCACCGTCCACCTGACCCGCCGCGACCGCCGCTGACGGTACGGTGAAGTGCGCGGCGAAACGGATCCGCGCCGACGGACCTTCGGGTGGGAGGGCAGGCAGTGCAGCAGTTCCCGATCGACGATCGCATCACCGACTGGGTGGTCGAGTCACGACACGAACCGCTGACCTCCGTCATGCACATGGTGACCGCCATGGGCGACACCCTGCCGCTCACCCTCGTCGTGATCGGCGTCTTCGTGGTCGCCTGGCTCTCGAACCGCATCGACCTCGCCTCGATGATCGTCGTCGGCAGCCTCAGCGGCTACATCCTGATGATGATCCTGAAACTGCTGTTCTCCCGCGACCGGCCGCCGGTGGAGGACCGGCTGATCGACGTCGGCGGAGCCGCCTTTCCCTCGGGGCACGCCATGCTCAGCACCGTCGTGTACGGGTTGACGGCGGTCGTCGCCTTCCGCGTGTTCCCCCGTGTCCGGGAACGGGCGGTGGCACTGGTCTGGCTGCCGATCCTGGTCCTGCTGATCGGCGTCAGCCGCGTGTACCTGGGCGTGCACTGGGCGTCGGACGTGCTGTTCGGCTGGCTGTTCGGCCTCATCTGGCTCGCGGTCTGCCTGTTCGGACACGCGCAGATCGTCCGTAGACCGGCACTGCTGCGGATGGGGACCAAACACGCGACGGGTCGACCCGGGCAGCCGAGCAGCCCCGCGGATCAGGGGACGTCGAGCCCTTCCTGAGCGCCGCGCGAGCCACGGCGGACCGCGGCCTTCTGCACCAGCACGATGGTGGTGCCGAGGACCCCGACGCCCAACCCGACCAGGCAGATCGTGAGGGCGCTGTCGGGGCCGACGTCGGTGAGCCAGACGATGAGGGTGGCCGCCGCCCAGATCAGCATTCCGATGACGATGACCGGTTCGGGCGCCCGGAGTTTTGCGGGGAGCTCGGGGATCTGGGACACGTCAGGCATGCGTACAGGGTAGCTTTCGCTGGGGTGGCGCATCGTCGTCGGCGGCGTCGCGCAACAATTGTTCTCGACTTCTGACAGGCGAAAGCGAAGGACTTGCCGATGACCGACCCGGTCGACACCGATTCGCAGGAGGCGAGCAGCCCCGAACCGACTCCGATCAGCGAGGAGTCGTCGAGCAGCGGCGGAGTGCTGGACAGGTACTTCAAGCTGAAGGAGCGGCGGACGTCCGTCGGCCGCGAGGTGCGCGGCGGACTGGTCACCTTCTTCACGATGGCGTACATCGTCGTCCTGACCCCGATCATCATCGGCGGCGTTCCCGGCGAGCCGATGAACGCCGACAAGTTCGGCGACGTGCTGCCGATGCTGCAGGTCTCCGCGGTGGTCGCGCTGGTCGCCGGCGTCATGTCGATCGTCTTCGGCATGGTCGCCAATTATCCGTTCGGCATCGCCGCGGGCCTCGGCATCAGCAGCCTGCTGGCCGTGACGATCGCGCCGCAGATGTCGTGGCCGCAGGCCATGGGCCTGGTGATCGTCAACGGCATCATCATCGTCCTGCTCGGTCTCACCGGCGTGCGCACCGCCGTCTTCAACGCAGTCCCGCCGGAACTGAAGTCGGCGATCGCCGCAGGCATCGGTGCGTTCATCGCCTTCATCGGGCTGATCAACGCCGGTTTCGTCACCAAGCCCGCCGCCGCGGGCGCCCCGCCTGTGCAGCTCGGCGACGACGGCTCCATCGCGACCGTCCCCACCCTGATCTTCGTCATCGGCGTCCTGCTGATGGGTGTGCTCGTGGTGAAGAAGGTGCCCGGCGGTCTGCTGCTCGGCATCGTCGTCATGACCGTCGTCTCGATCATCGTCGAGAGCATCATGCACCTGGGCAAGGCGTCCGACGGCCACGGCGGCTGGGCCATGAACATCCCGCAGCTGCCCGACGGCGTCGGTGGCCTCCCCGACCTCAGCCTGGTCGGCAAGGTGGACGTGTTCGGCGCCTTCACCTCTGATGGCGTCGGCGTCCTGATCGCCTCGATCTTCGTCTTCACGCTGCTGCTGTCGAACTTCTTCGACGCCATGGGCACCATGACCGGCCTCGGCAAGGAGGGCGGCCTCACCGACGAGCAGGGCAACCTGCCGGGCATCGGCCGCGCACTGGTCGTGGAGGGCACCGGCGCCATCGTCGGCGGTGCGGCCGCCTCGTCGTCGGCCACCGTGCTCGTCGAGTCGTCGGCCGGCATCGCCGAGGGTGCGCGCACCGGTCTGGCGAACATCGTCACCGGCGTCCTGTTCCTGGCCGCCATGTTCTTCACCCCGCTCTACAGCGTGGTGCCGATGGAGGCCGTCTCACCCGCCCTGGTGATCGTCGGTGCATTGATGATGGGCCAGATCCGCGACATCGACTTCAGCAAGTTCGAGTTCGCGCTCCCGTC is part of the Gordonia phthalatica genome and harbors:
- a CDS encoding DUF2530 domain-containing protein, with amino-acid sequence MPDVSQIPELPAKLRAPEPVIVIGMLIWAAATLIVWLTDVGPDSALTICLVGLGVGVLGTTIVLVQKAAVRRGSRGAQEGLDVP
- a CDS encoding NCS2 family permease, with the translated sequence MTDPVDTDSQEASSPEPTPISEESSSSGGVLDRYFKLKERRTSVGREVRGGLVTFFTMAYIVVLTPIIIGGVPGEPMNADKFGDVLPMLQVSAVVALVAGVMSIVFGMVANYPFGIAAGLGISSLLAVTIAPQMSWPQAMGLVIVNGIIIVLLGLTGVRTAVFNAVPPELKSAIAAGIGAFIAFIGLINAGFVTKPAAAGAPPVQLGDDGSIATVPTLIFVIGVLLMGVLVVKKVPGGLLLGIVVMTVVSIIVESIMHLGKASDGHGGWAMNIPQLPDGVGGLPDLSLVGKVDVFGAFTSDGVGVLIASIFVFTLLLSNFFDAMGTMTGLGKEGGLTDEQGNLPGIGRALVVEGTGAIVGGAAASSSATVLVESSAGIAEGARTGLANIVTGVLFLAAMFFTPLYSVVPMEAVSPALVIVGALMMGQIRDIDFSKFEFALPSFLTIVAMPFTYSIANGIGVGFISWAVMAVARGDRKSMHPLLFIVAALFIAYFARGPISNLVG
- a CDS encoding phosphatase PAP2 family protein, which produces MGGQAVQQFPIDDRITDWVVESRHEPLTSVMHMVTAMGDTLPLTLVVIGVFVVAWLSNRIDLASMIVVGSLSGYILMMILKLLFSRDRPPVEDRLIDVGGAAFPSGHAMLSTVVYGLTAVVAFRVFPRVRERAVALVWLPILVLLIGVSRVYLGVHWASDVLFGWLFGLIWLAVCLFGHAQIVRRPALLRMGTKHATGRPGQPSSPADQGTSSPS